In one window of Lytechinus pictus isolate F3 Inbred chromosome 19, Lp3.0, whole genome shotgun sequence DNA:
- the LOC129282456 gene encoding uncharacterized protein LOC129282456 isoform X1: MPRFDWLKMKGREDEERIISDTNRNTSAIGTMEVAKGLGTITTGIFIVGEMAGTGVLALPRAIVDAGWFGLPLIIIAAIMSAYTGVVLGRCWTIIKDRFPDKYACHTRYPYPAIGFEAYGKIGSYIVTFCVNATLFGVSTVFLLLAASNMELLVERGFSFCYWLPIIAACLIPLTWFGTPKDFWPVAIGAMAATSIACILLFIQIMTEIHDYPDTTHTSPSFVSFFVAFGTIIFAFGGHAAFPTIQHDMREPKSFPKSIALAYSIIVVMYFPVAAAGYFVYGDLFITMNTDYILDIIYKGVIHKIVTIMILLHLVFGFVIVINPLCQQLEEALHIPLQFSWKRMIIRTLVVGLVLFTGETIPHFGAILSLVGGSTVTFLTFVFPSLFYLRLLYGGSHKDSSIDDSGRHLAIHHKVIHAEIILVGVLGGVASTYSVIYSIASGQSQFTVPCYVNITAAHL, from the exons ATGCCAAGGTTTGATTGGTTGAAGATGAAGGGACGAGAAGATGAAGAACGCATTATATCAGACACCAATAGAAACACCTCTGCAATCGGCACGATGGAG GTTGCAAAGGGACTGGGAACAATAACGACTGGTATCTTCATCGTAGGTGAGATGGCCGGAACAGGAGTGCTAGCATTACCACGAGCTATTGTTGATGCCG GTTGGTTTGGTCTGCCATTGATAATAATTGCTGCGATCATGTCGGCTTATACGGGTGTAGTTCTAGGCCGGTGCTGGACCATCATCAAGGATAGGTTCCCAGATAAGTATGCATGTCATACCCGGTATCCCTACCCTGCTATAGGGTTCGAGGCGTATGGCAAAATAGGAAG CTACATAGTAACGTTTTGTGTGAACGCAACCCTGTTTGGAGTGAGTACGGTCTTCCTCCTACTGGCAGCAAGTAATATGGAGCTTTTAGTCGAAAGGGGGTTCTCGTTCTGCTATTGGTTGCCCATCATAGCAGCCTGTCTCATTCCTTTAACGTGGTTTGGCACCCCCAAAGATTTCTG GCCAGTAGCCATTGGCGCCATGGCAGCTACGAGCATTGCCTGCATtcttctattcattcaaatcatgaCGGAAATCCATGACTACCCGGACACAACACACACGTCGCCCTCTTTCGTCAGTTTCTTTGTAGCTTTTGGAACCATCATATTTGCCTTTGGAGGACATGCAGCTTTCCCTACGATACAACACGACATGAGGGAGCCAAAATCATTCCCGAAGAGTATTGCTCTGGCGTATTCAA TCATTGTCGTGATGTACTTCCCTGTGGCGGCTGCCGGTTATTTCGTCTACGGTGATCTCTTCATCACCATGAACACCGACTACATCCTCGATATCATATACAAGGGAGTCATCCACAAAATAGTCACCATCATGATTCTACTTCATTTGGTTTTCGGTttcgtcatcgtcatcaaccCATTATGTCAGCAGCTCGAGGAAGCCCTTCATATACCATTGC aATTCAGCTGGAAGCGGATGATTATTCGAACCCTTGTCGTAGGACTGGTCCTCTTTACTGGTGAAACCATTCCCCATTTTGGAGCTATCCTGTCTCTGGTGGGAGGGTCTACGGTGACCTTCCTTACGTTCGTCTTTCCCTCCCTCTTCTACCTTCGACTCTTATACGGAGGCTCTCACAAAGATTCATCAATTGATGACAGTGGAAG ACATCTTGCCATTCATCACAAAGTTATCCACGCTGAAATCATACTGGTTGGAGTTCTAGGGGGCGTGGCATCGACGTACTCCGTGATTTATTCTATAGCAAGTGGCCAATCACAATTCACCGTACCGTGCTACGTCAACATAACAGCAGCCCATCTCTAA
- the LOC129282456 gene encoding uncharacterized protein LOC129282456 isoform X2, which translates to MAGTGVLALPRAIVDAGWFGLPLIIIAAIMSAYTGVVLGRCWTIIKDRFPDKYACHTRYPYPAIGFEAYGKIGSYIVTFCVNATLFGVSTVFLLLAASNMELLVERGFSFCYWLPIIAACLIPLTWFGTPKDFWPVAIGAMAATSIACILLFIQIMTEIHDYPDTTHTSPSFVSFFVAFGTIIFAFGGHAAFPTIQHDMREPKSFPKSIALAYSIIVVMYFPVAAAGYFVYGDLFITMNTDYILDIIYKGVIHKIVTIMILLHLVFGFVIVINPLCQQLEEALHIPLQFSWKRMIIRTLVVGLVLFTGETIPHFGAILSLVGGSTVTFLTFVFPSLFYLRLLYGGSHKDSSIDDSGRHLAIHHKVIHAEIILVGVLGGVASTYSVIYSIASGQSQFTVPCYVNITAAHL; encoded by the exons ATGGCCGGAACAGGAGTGCTAGCATTACCACGAGCTATTGTTGATGCCG GTTGGTTTGGTCTGCCATTGATAATAATTGCTGCGATCATGTCGGCTTATACGGGTGTAGTTCTAGGCCGGTGCTGGACCATCATCAAGGATAGGTTCCCAGATAAGTATGCATGTCATACCCGGTATCCCTACCCTGCTATAGGGTTCGAGGCGTATGGCAAAATAGGAAG CTACATAGTAACGTTTTGTGTGAACGCAACCCTGTTTGGAGTGAGTACGGTCTTCCTCCTACTGGCAGCAAGTAATATGGAGCTTTTAGTCGAAAGGGGGTTCTCGTTCTGCTATTGGTTGCCCATCATAGCAGCCTGTCTCATTCCTTTAACGTGGTTTGGCACCCCCAAAGATTTCTG GCCAGTAGCCATTGGCGCCATGGCAGCTACGAGCATTGCCTGCATtcttctattcattcaaatcatgaCGGAAATCCATGACTACCCGGACACAACACACACGTCGCCCTCTTTCGTCAGTTTCTTTGTAGCTTTTGGAACCATCATATTTGCCTTTGGAGGACATGCAGCTTTCCCTACGATACAACACGACATGAGGGAGCCAAAATCATTCCCGAAGAGTATTGCTCTGGCGTATTCAA TCATTGTCGTGATGTACTTCCCTGTGGCGGCTGCCGGTTATTTCGTCTACGGTGATCTCTTCATCACCATGAACACCGACTACATCCTCGATATCATATACAAGGGAGTCATCCACAAAATAGTCACCATCATGATTCTACTTCATTTGGTTTTCGGTttcgtcatcgtcatcaaccCATTATGTCAGCAGCTCGAGGAAGCCCTTCATATACCATTGC aATTCAGCTGGAAGCGGATGATTATTCGAACCCTTGTCGTAGGACTGGTCCTCTTTACTGGTGAAACCATTCCCCATTTTGGAGCTATCCTGTCTCTGGTGGGAGGGTCTACGGTGACCTTCCTTACGTTCGTCTTTCCCTCCCTCTTCTACCTTCGACTCTTATACGGAGGCTCTCACAAAGATTCATCAATTGATGACAGTGGAAG ACATCTTGCCATTCATCACAAAGTTATCCACGCTGAAATCATACTGGTTGGAGTTCTAGGGGGCGTGGCATCGACGTACTCCGTGATTTATTCTATAGCAAGTGGCCAATCACAATTCACCGTACCGTGCTACGTCAACATAACAGCAGCCCATCTCTAA